The sequence below is a genomic window from Loktanella sp. M215.
TATAGGGAAGTTACTAACTCTGAAAGCTTGCCAGTGGCCTCCCCGCCACCCTCTCTCGACGCTGGCAGGGTGAGCCTGAAACAACTGCCTTCACCGACTGTACTGGTCACGTTCAGGCTGCCACCTTGCATTTCGGCAAGGTTGCGGGAAATTGACAATCCCATCCCTGTACCTCCGGCGCGCCGCACTGCGCTGGAATCGATCTGATAGAAGGCTTCGAAGATGCTGTTGAACTCAACTTCATAGATACCCGCGCCGCTGTCTTGTATTTCAAAGACAACCGTTTCGGCCTCGGTCTTGATCATAAGCCTTACGAATCCCTGGTCGGTAAATTTGATGGCATTGCCGACCAGATTAAACAGTATCTGACGCGTCCTGACTTTGTCGGCGAACACTGTAACGGCATCTTGTGTCACTTCAAATGACAGGCCCTTTTCCTGCGCCAGCGTCCTGAGTTGATATATGACAGGGTCCGCGATGTCCTTAATGTCGCAGATCTCGCACGCGACTGACAGATTTCCTGATTCGATCTTCGCGGAATCCAGCATTTCATTGATCAGGTGCAGGAGATGTTCGCCAGATTTGACCATGCGTTCCATCAAGTCTGAAAGTTGTGCGAACACGTCATCCAGCAAAGTTCTGATCTCAGCGGGCGATCTGTCGTTGCTCTCCAGCGCAGCCAAGAGTGTTTTGGAGGATTTCAAAAGCCGGGCACTATTGGCAAGGCGCGCGACGCCCAGGATGACCGTTAGGGGGGTTCGCAATTCGTGGCTCAGCACCCCTATAAAATCTGTTTTGGCTTTGTTGGCCGCTTCCGCCTGGGCGAGACGCTCTTCCTGTTCGACCTGGCTGGTGATGTTGCTGAGCGTGGCCATATACCGGTCTGGCCCAAGCCTCTTGATCGAAATGGACAGGACCTGCGGCCGTGCACCCCGTCGCGCGTCTCCCGGATCGATGTTGATGCGATAACCGTCGTGGATCGTGCCGTGATCGGCTGAAAATGCGGCTACGGCGGTGCGCAGATCCGTTGCGTGGCGTTCCATGAGATGGAAGAGGTTCGTCGCGTCCCTGTCAGTGGCGAGCGGTATCAATAAATTCATTGCATGGGGATTGACCAGGCTCATTCGCCCTGTCGTATCGAATTCGATTAATCCCACGGGGCAGGAATAAAGGAAACTCATAAGGCTATCGTCGTCAGATGTCACCGGTCTACCTCTTTATCGTTCAATCAACATGTATCGTCGCGCAATTTGCGGTGCCTGGAGGAGACGCAATCGCACAGGGGTGGGACGCATCCTCAGGGTCAGAACAAACGGGATGATATTGTCCAGGTGAGGCTCATCCTCAAACCGTTGGGCCACCATGTAATTGTTCATGCATTGCGCAATGTTGTCGAAGAACGGCGCTCCTAAAACGCTTTGCGGCAAGAGGCCCGCGAGCTGCGCCTCGGTTGCGTTGTAGACATCCGCGACCGTATCGCGACGCATGCCAATGACACCGAACGGGAGGGCGTCAAGTGTCGTTGAATCCAAAATCTCTAGATCGGCGATGGACACTGTCTCGAAACCGTAGCGTGCCTCGTTCATCAATCGTTTCCTCAAGGTCACCTGCCGGTGAAATACCTATTTTCGAATATGAATAGTAAAAATTCGGCAGTGGAAGATTTTCTATGGCAATTCAATGTGACAACATTTTGGCAAGGAAGCCACGTAGTGCACTGGATGAAAAAATCCATAGCGGGACACCTGCGTAAAGTGTCCTCTTGATATCGCCTGATGTCGGAAATTGCCTTCCGGTAAGCATGATCATTAAGAAAACGAGCTGTCGATCCAGTCTTGCAGCCGCTCGGCTGTGCTATGATTGAGCGACTGGAGCCGACCGAATTGTGCCAGGTAGGGACAGGGCTCGTCGAGGCGAGTGGCAACGGTATCGAGAGTAAAAGCTGCGGCTGACTTCAGGTTGGCCAACTCTTCCCAAGTCACCGGAACGGCGACAGGTGCACCCGGACGGGCCCGGAGTGAGTAGGGCGATACTGCTGTGGCACCCCTCTCGTTGCGGAGCCAGTCAATGAAGATGCGGCCCTTGCGCCGGGCCTTGGACATTGATGCAGTGAAGCGAGTTGGATCTTTGCTCGCCAGCACATGCGCCACGGTTTGGGTGAAGCCCCTGACCGCATCCCACGACGCCGTTCGACGCAAAGGCGCCCAGACATGGATACCTTTGCCGCCGGTGACCATCGCTCCAGTCTCCAGGCCGAGGTCGGCCAGCCAGCCGCGCAGATATGTTGCAGCGCGACGTACGTCAGGCCAGTCTAAGCCCTCGTCGGGGTCGAGGTCGAATACCAGCCGGTCGGGGCGCTCGGGCGCATCGGTACGCACACCCTGAATGTGAAACTCGATCGTGCCCATCTGGGCGGCGGCGACGAAAGCGGCGGGGCGGGTGGCATACATGTAATCCGCCGATCCGCCACTACTGTCCTTCAAAGCGATACGGCGGAGGAGGGCAGGCATGGTATCGTGGGCATGCTTCTGGAAAAAGACCTCGCCATCTATCCCGCGGGGACAGCGCAGGAGCGACAGGGGCCGGTGTCCCGCGATCTGGACTAATCTCTCGCCAACGCGATCATAATGGCGAGCGACATCGAGCTTGGTAAAGGGTGCGGCGCCGAACACCCGGCGATCAGAATTACTGATAGGGATGCCGGCCACCACGGGGCTGTCGGACTGCGGCATCTCGAGCGTCACGTTGGCGGCGGCCTTATCCTCTCGGATCCCTAAAAATCTGCCATGGCGGATGTGGCCATCGGCCGTGAACTCACCGAACTCGACCTCAATGACCACGTGGGGTGTTACCCATTTCGCAGTGCGGGCGATGGCAGCCGGTACAGCCGTGAATGGGCTGGTCTTGCGGGGCGAAATTTCGGCCGCCAGTCGGGCGAAATCGGCGTCGGAGAAACCGGTACCGATCCGGCCGCGATAGCGCAGCCCGTCCGGTCCGGTCTCCCCCACGAGAAGGGATGAAAATAGCCGGCCCCTCTTATCGGACGGTGACAGCCCGCCTACGATAAACTCCTGTCGCCGGGTACATTTGATTTTCCGCCAGGCGTCGGTGCGCTCCCCGCGATAAGGTGCGTCAATACGCTTGCTGATGATCCCTTCCGCCCCTGCGGCGGCTGCGGCGGCAAAGACCTCGGCCCCGTGGCCCTGGACATGATCGCTCATCCGCAGGGCGCCGTCCTTGGGTTGTCCCTCCATCAACGCGGCAAGCCGCTTGCGGCGTTCAATCTGGGCTAATCCGGTCAGATCCTTGCCATTCAGCGACAGCAGATCGAACGCGTATAACACCAACGACGAACCAGCTTCGATCGCGTCTTGCAATGATGAGAAGGCGGAGGGTCCGACATGCGCCGCCATGACCTCGCCGTCAATTAGGGCCGACTTGCAAGGCAGCGTGTCGAAGGCGCCGCTAAGGGCCGCGAACCTGTCCGTCCAATCATGACCATTGCGCGTGAAGAGACGGGTGCCACCCTTGCCAAGGCTGGCGAGACACCGATAGCCGTCGAACTTCGTCTCGTGGATCCAGTCATCCCCCTCGGGCGGCTCCGCATGCAATGTGGCGAGTTGCACCTTACGGAACGCAGGTGGTTTACCCGGGTGGGGCAGTGGGAGCGCCTTCGCTTTTGTCCCCGCTGCAATCTCGGGCATTGTCCGCCCAGTCCGAATTGATGTGACATGCGCCTCCGTCAGTCCATCGGCGTCTTCTGTCGCCAGTTCATCACGTTCCTTGATGAGGAGCCAGTTCTCGCGCTTTTCCGCTTTGCGTGGCTTCATCCGGACGAGGGCCCAGGCGCCTCGCATCCGGCGTCCCTGCACGACCACCTTGAGGTTGCCAGCCTCTAATTCTGCAGCCACGTTTCCTTTTGGGAGCCATGTCCCTTCATCCCAGAGCATGACCGTGCCGCCGCCGTATTCCCTCTTCGGGATCGTGCCTTCGAAGTCTGCATAGTTCAGCGGGTGGTCCTCGGTGCGGACCGCCAGACGTTTTTCACGCGGGTTCGCGCTCGGACCACGGGTTACGGCCCAACTGAGCAAAACCCCGTTCCATTCGAGCCTGAAATCGTAGTGCAGCCGGGTGGCGTCATGTTTCTGAACCAGGAACCGAAGCCCGCCGCTTCGGGCACCTGCTTGTCCTGACGGCTCTGAGGTGCGGGTAAAATCCCGCTTCGCGTTATACTCCGCAAGATCGCGGCCGGAGGTGCTATTTGCTGGCGCCACGTCAGGACGCCTTCTTACCAGCCTTCGCGGGTGTCTTTGCTACGAGTTTCTTCGCAGGGGTCTTTGCGGCAGGTTTCTTCTCCGGTGCCTTCTTCGTGCTGCCAAGACTTTGTTTGAGCGCAGACATCAGATCGACAACGTTCTCGCCTGTAGGCCGGTCCTCTTCGCCAGCGCTG
It includes:
- a CDS encoding sensor histidine kinase, with the translated sequence MTSDDDSLMSFLYSCPVGLIEFDTTGRMSLVNPHAMNLLIPLATDRDATNLFHLMERHATDLRTAVAAFSADHGTIHDGYRINIDPGDARRGARPQVLSISIKRLGPDRYMATLSNITSQVEQEERLAQAEAANKAKTDFIGVLSHELRTPLTVILGVARLANSARLLKSSKTLLAALESNDRSPAEIRTLLDDVFAQLSDLMERMVKSGEHLLHLINEMLDSAKIESGNLSVACEICDIKDIADPVIYQLRTLAQEKGLSFEVTQDAVTVFADKVRTRQILFNLVGNAIKFTDQGFVRLMIKTEAETVVFEIQDSGAGIYEVEFNSIFEAFYQIDSSAVRRAGGTGMGLSISRNLAEMQGGSLNVTSTVGEGSCFRLTLPASREGGGEATGKLSELVTSL
- the ligD gene encoding DNA ligase D codes for the protein MAPANSTSGRDLAEYNAKRDFTRTSEPSGQAGARSGGLRFLVQKHDATRLHYDFRLEWNGVLLSWAVTRGPSANPREKRLAVRTEDHPLNYADFEGTIPKREYGGGTVMLWDEGTWLPKGNVAAELEAGNLKVVVQGRRMRGAWALVRMKPRKAEKRENWLLIKERDELATEDADGLTEAHVTSIRTGRTMPEIAAGTKAKALPLPHPGKPPAFRKVQLATLHAEPPEGDDWIHETKFDGYRCLASLGKGGTRLFTRNGHDWTDRFAALSGAFDTLPCKSALIDGEVMAAHVGPSAFSSLQDAIEAGSSLVLYAFDLLSLNGKDLTGLAQIERRKRLAALMEGQPKDGALRMSDHVQGHGAEVFAAAAAAGAEGIISKRIDAPYRGERTDAWRKIKCTRRQEFIVGGLSPSDKRGRLFSSLLVGETGPDGLRYRGRIGTGFSDADFARLAAEISPRKTSPFTAVPAAIARTAKWVTPHVVIEVEFGEFTADGHIRHGRFLGIREDKAAANVTLEMPQSDSPVVAGIPISNSDRRVFGAAPFTKLDVARHYDRVGERLVQIAGHRPLSLLRCPRGIDGEVFFQKHAHDTMPALLRRIALKDSSGGSADYMYATRPAAFVAAAQMGTIEFHIQGVRTDAPERPDRLVFDLDPDEGLDWPDVRRAATYLRGWLADLGLETGAMVTGGKGIHVWAPLRRTASWDAVRGFTQTVAHVLASKDPTRFTASMSKARRKGRIFIDWLRNERGATAVSPYSLRARPGAPVAVPVTWEELANLKSAAAFTLDTVATRLDEPCPYLAQFGRLQSLNHSTAERLQDWIDSSFS